One region of Mangifera indica cultivar Alphonso chromosome 3, CATAS_Mindica_2.1, whole genome shotgun sequence genomic DNA includes:
- the LOC123210908 gene encoding gibberellin 3-beta-dioxygenase 1-like, which translates to MPSRISDAYRAHPVDLHRNLPDFTSLQELPDSYKWNHQFDDYPSTPVVDSSLVSESVPVIDLNEPNALQLIGHACKSWGVFQVINHGIPTSILQQTESTAKTLFSLPLQQKLKASRSPDAVSGYGLARISPFFSKLMWYEGFTVFGSPLHHFRQLWPQDYTKHCDVMEGYEKEMKKLAAKLMWLILGSLGISKEDVQWAGPKGDFADAFPVSQLNYYPACPDPDKAMGLAAHTDSTILTILYQNSISGLQVMKEGVGWVTVPPISGGLVINVGDLLHILSNGIYRSVLHRAMVNRTKNRISIACLYGPPANVQISPLRKLVSPSQPPLYRAITWSEYLGTKAKYFNQALSSVRICSPLHGLANVNDHNDNVEVG; encoded by the exons ATGCCTTCAAGAATCTCTGATGCTTATCGAGCTCACCCGGTGGACCTTCATCGCAATCTCCCGGACTTTACCTCTCTTCAGGAATTGCCTGACTCCTACAAATGGAATCATCAGTTCGACGACTACCCATCTACTCCTGTTGTTGATTCCTCTTTAGTCTCTGAATCCGTCCCTGTAATTGATCTCAATGAACCTAATGCTCTTCAACTCATCGGCCATGCATGCAAAAGTTGGGGTGTTTTCCAAGTCATTAATCACGGAATCCCCACTTCCATTCTTCAACAAACTGAGTCTACTGCTAAAACTCTTTTCTCTttacctctccaacaaaaactCAAAGCTTCTCGATCACCCGACGCCGTTTCTGGCTACGGCTTAGCGAGAATTTCCCCATTCTTCTCAAAGCTCATGTGGTATGAAGGCTTCACTGTCTTTGGATCACCTCTCCATCATTTTCGCCAACTTTGGCCCCAGGATTATACCAAACACTG TGATGTAATGGAGGGATATgagaaagagatgaaaaagCTAGCGGCAAAATTGATGTGGTTAATACTGGGTTCATTGGGCATTAGCAAAGAGGACGTTCAATGGGCTGGGCCCAAGGGTGATTTTGCAGATGCTTTTCCTGTTTCCCAATTGAATTATTACCCGGCTTGCCCGGATCCGGACAAGGCCATGGGTCTTGCTGCCCATACTGATTCCACCATTCTCACTATCCTCTATCAAAACAGCATCAGTGGATTGCAGGTAATGAAAGAGGGTGTCGGGTGGGTCACCGTCCCGCCCATCTCAGGCGGGCTCGTGATTAATGTTGGAGACCTACTTCACATATTATCAAACGGGATATATCGGAGTGTTCTCCACCGGGCTATGGTGAACCGAACAAAGAATAGGATATCCATTGCATGTCTATATGGGCCACCCGCCAATGTCCAAATCTCACCACTGCGAAAGTTAGTAAGCCCAAGTCAACCCCCTCTCTACAGGGCAATTACATGGAGTGAGTACCTTGGCACAAAAGCAAAATATTTTAACCAAGCATTATCTTCAGTAAGAATTTGCAGTCCTCTACACGGGTTGGCTAATGTAAATGATCATAATGATAACGTAGAAGTGGGCTAG